A single genomic interval of Plasmodium relictum strain SGS1 genome assembly, contig: PRELSG_00_v1_326, whole genome shotgun sequence harbors:
- a CDS encoding fam-h protein, with protein sequence MNRKSDSILNIRMHPMFYYHVSEGFITTDISTLKLYSKREKKNILYFLMKFFLFTFLIWILQYSNNWVSYKSRNQGNSLKNVLNLGYERSLAESNNTIKQTKEGLNYYDQQNILETYLESRNEQNEIEENIDVEQENEIKTKEKNKKVSFNKSILGTCKSNLKLVLFSLFFFMPFSSFMISLISLISSNFYDEKTYMATFLLSNISIIIFAIYLIYEQINIKRKIKL encoded by the exons atgaacagAAAAAGTGATTCTATCCTGAATATCAGAATGCATCCTATGTTTTATTACCATGTATCTGAAGGCTTTATTACTACAGATATATCcactttaaaattatatagtaaaagagagaaaaaaaatatattatattttcttatgaAGTTTTTCTTATTTACCTTTTTAATTTGGATATTACAATATTCTAATAAT tGGGTCTCATATAAATCAAGGAATCAAGGAAACAGCTTAAAAAACGTATTAAATTTAGGATATGAAAGATCATTAGCAGAAAGTAATAATACAATAAAACAAACGAAAGAAGGATTAAATTACTATGATCAACAGAACATATTAGAAACATATTTAGAATCACGGAATGAGCAAAatgaaatagaagaaaatatagaTGTAGAacaagaaaatgaaataaagacgaaggagaaaaataaaaaagtaagtTTTAACAAGAGTATTTTAGGCACTTGTAAAAGTAACTTAAAATTAGTGTTATTTTccctcttttttttcatgccattttcttcatttatgaTATCTTTAATATCTTTAATATCTTCTAATTTCTATGATGAAAAAACATATATGGCAACTTTTTTGTTATCTAATATATCCATTATAATCTTTgcaatatatttaatatacgAACAAATCAATATAAAACGCAAAATCAAATTATAA